In Campylobacter mucosalis, a single window of DNA contains:
- the flhB gene encoding flagellar biosynthesis protein FlhB, whose translation MASDDQEKTEEATDKKISDAKKDGNVPKSQDMSGFITLIIGIGVLIAMLGFMQDQVVSLYQYYSKFIGKELTIPTIHLIALNTMARVLLMILPVCVCVAIGGILASIMQFGFIFTTKPITPDLKKIDPIKGLKNLFSMKKVIESIKIVAKVSAVFGVGFYFFLKFIKELPHTLFFSMFDQLSWLKEKMLILVGVMLIVLLVVALADILIVRFNYFKDLRMSKQEIKDEYKQMEGDPQVKARIRRVQMEASRKRMMQQVPQADVVITNPTHYAVALRYDKTKEEAPIVLAKGVDLVALRIRKIATENNIEIVENPPLARELYKICEVDDLIPANLFRAVAEVLSFVYMGNQSKFKDRLSK comes from the coding sequence ATGGCTAGCGATGACCAGGAGAAAACCGAAGAAGCGACCGACAAAAAAATAAGCGACGCCAAAAAGGACGGCAACGTCCCAAAAAGCCAAGATATGAGCGGTTTTATCACACTCATAATAGGCATAGGTGTACTAATAGCAATGCTTGGTTTTATGCAAGATCAAGTCGTTAGCCTGTATCAATACTACTCAAAATTTATAGGCAAAGAGCTAACAATCCCAACCATACACCTAATAGCCCTAAACACAATGGCTAGAGTTTTGCTGATGATACTGCCCGTATGCGTTTGCGTGGCAATCGGTGGAATTTTAGCATCCATAATGCAGTTTGGATTTATTTTTACAACAAAACCTATAACGCCAGACCTTAAAAAAATAGACCCGATAAAGGGCTTAAAAAACCTATTTTCTATGAAAAAAGTGATAGAGAGCATAAAGATAGTAGCAAAAGTTTCAGCTGTTTTTGGCGTAGGTTTTTACTTCTTTTTAAAATTCATAAAAGAGCTTCCACACACTCTATTTTTTAGTATGTTTGATCAGCTAAGTTGGCTAAAAGAGAAGATGCTAATTTTAGTTGGAGTAATGTTAATAGTCCTTTTAGTTGTCGCACTTGCCGATATTTTGATAGTTCGCTTTAACTACTTTAAAGATTTAAGAATGAGCAAACAAGAGATAAAAGATGAATACAAGCAAATGGAGGGCGATCCACAGGTAAAGGCTAGAATTAGGCGTGTACAAATGGAGGCAAGCAGAAAACGTATGATGCAACAAGTCCCACAAGCTGATGTAGTCATCACAAACCCAACTCATTACGCCGTTGCTTTGCGTTATGATAAGACAAAAGAGGAGGCGCCGATAGTTCTTGCAAAGGGCGTTGATTTAGTGGCGTTAAGGATAAGAAAAATAGCCACAGAAAATAACATAGAGATCGTAGAAAATCCGCCACTTGCGCGTGAGCTTTATAAAATTTGCGAAGTAGATGACTTAATCCCTGCAAATTTATTTCGTGCCGTCGCCGAAGTATTAAGCTTTGTATACATGGGCAACCAAAGCAAATTTAAAGACCGCCTATCTAAATAA
- the rpmA gene encoding 50S ribosomal protein L27 — MAHKKGQGSTQNNRDSIGRRLGVKKFGGEFVRAGNIIIRQRGTATHAGSNVGLGKDHTIFALIDGYVKFERKDKNRKKVSVYPAA; from the coding sequence ATGGCACACAAAAAAGGTCAGGGTTCAACCCAAAACAATCGCGACTCTATCGGTCGTCGCTTAGGCGTTAAGAAATTCGGTGGCGAGTTTGTTCGCGCTGGAAATATCATCATTCGTCAGCGTGGCACAGCTACTCACGCTGGTAGCAACGTAGGTCTTGGTAAAGATCACACTATATTTGCTCTTATTGACGGATACGTAAAATTTGAGCGTAAAGATAAAAACAGAAAAAAAGTTTCTGTTTATCCAGCAGCTTAA
- the rplU gene encoding 50S ribosomal protein L21 — translation MKYAIIKHGGKQYRVSEGQYLNLDRFEAEPKSSVEITDVLVVNDGEVKVGAPFVKGAKVVLEVVNLGKDKKVVIYKKRRRKDSKLKRGFRRQYTRVKVVSVKA, via the coding sequence ATGAAGTATGCTATTATAAAACACGGCGGAAAGCAGTATAGAGTGAGCGAAGGTCAGTATCTAAACCTTGATCGCTTTGAAGCTGAGCCAAAATCATCTGTTGAGATTACAGATGTTTTAGTCGTTAATGACGGCGAAGTAAAGGTAGGTGCGCCATTTGTTAAGGGTGCAAAAGTTGTCTTAGAAGTAGTAAATTTAGGTAAAGACAAAAAAGTCGTTATCTATAAAAAACGAAGAAGAAAAGACTCAAAACTAAAACGCGGTTTTAGAAGACAATACACACGCGTAAAAGTCGTAAGCGTAAAAGCTTAG
- a CDS encoding FecCD family ABC transporter permease codes for MFKFFILLGFWLILCLISLGVGSYHLSPSEVLDTLLFATNERAKDVIFGIRVPRILLSSICGAMLAVSGASLQAVFKNPLVGPNIIGVSSAAAFGGAIAILLGFGGIALIFCAFFMGIFAIILLGYIAKFVRQSSIFSLILSGVVVNGFFGALISLTQYLADNEQTLPNIIFWLLGSFISANYDKFFILFFISLICGGTLMVIRWRLNLLSLSDDDIIGLGINPKTLRIIILLCTTLLISAQVAMSGNIGWIGLVVPHMARFLVGQNYNINLPVCAILGAVFMLLIDTISRASVGSEIPLGILTALIGTPVFVYLLRVCYGKI; via the coding sequence TTGTTTAAATTTTTTATTTTATTAGGATTTTGGCTCATATTATGCCTAATTTCGCTAGGGGTTGGCTCTTATCATCTAAGCCCCAGCGAGGTTTTAGATACGTTACTTTTTGCAACAAATGAACGTGCAAAAGATGTGATTTTTGGTATTAGGGTGCCTAGAATTTTGCTTTCAAGTATTTGTGGTGCTATGTTGGCAGTTAGCGGTGCGTCATTGCAAGCTGTTTTTAAAAACCCACTTGTAGGCCCAAATATTATAGGCGTTAGCTCAGCAGCTGCTTTTGGCGGAGCAATTGCTATTTTACTTGGTTTTGGTGGTATTGCTCTTATATTTTGTGCCTTTTTTATGGGTATTTTTGCGATAATTCTGCTTGGATATATCGCAAAATTTGTCCGCCAAAGCAGTATTTTTTCACTCATTTTATCAGGCGTTGTGGTAAATGGCTTTTTTGGTGCTTTAATTAGCCTTACTCAGTATCTTGCAGATAACGAACAAACTCTCCCAAACATCATATTTTGGCTTCTTGGAAGTTTTATAAGTGCAAATTATGATAAATTTTTTATCCTATTTTTTATATCTTTAATTTGTGGCGGGACGCTTATGGTGATTAGATGGCGTCTTAATCTGCTAAGCCTTAGCGATGATGACATCATAGGTCTTGGTATAAATCCAAAAACACTTCGTATCATCATACTGCTTTGCACGACACTGCTTATATCAGCACAAGTTGCTATGAGCGGGAATATCGGCTGGATAGGACTTGTCGTGCCACATATGGCTAGGTTTTTGGTTGGGCAAAACTACAATATAAATTTGCCAGTTTGTGCCATTTTGGGTGCAGTTTTTATGTTGCTTATAGATACGATTTCAAGGGCTAGTGTTGGTAGCGAGATACCGCTTGGGATTTTAACTGCACTAATTGGAACGCCCGTGTTTGTATACCTTTTAAGGGTTTGCTATGGCAAAATTTGA
- a CDS encoding cytochrome-c peroxidase, protein MKKFLFLPSIALANLLLADNLIEEALNNGLVALPSDSSALSKLIESASLDAKNYPTTDQRVELGKRLYFDPRLSKSGIISCNTCHNLGLGGADGIPASTGHKWTPNPHHINAPTVYNSVFNSVQFWDGRAAHLAAQAAGPMTAEPEMASTPELVVDRLKSIPAYVDEFKKAFNSEINFELVTTAIGIFERTLVTPSRFDKFLEGDINALTKAEKVGLKTFIDKGCATCHNGINLGGALQPFEVASKYQFADVGDFKGDANGMVKAPTLRNIELTAPYFHNGAIWSLKEAIKTMGSVQLGIDISDKEADSIGIFLKSLTGDMPKVEYPMLPASTDKTSKPELDY, encoded by the coding sequence ATGAAAAAATTTTTATTTTTACCATCTATAGCATTGGCTAATTTATTATTGGCTGATAACTTAATAGAGGAGGCTTTAAATAATGGTTTAGTTGCGCTTCCTAGCGACAGCAGTGCTCTTTCAAAACTAATAGAGAGTGCTTCTTTGGATGCAAAAAATTATCCTACAACAGACCAGCGTGTAGAATTGGGAAAAAGGCTATATTTTGATCCTAGATTATCAAAATCAGGCATAATTAGCTGTAACACCTGTCATAATTTAGGGCTTGGTGGAGCTGATGGAATTCCAGCCTCAACAGGGCACAAATGGACGCCAAATCCGCATCATATTAATGCCCCAACTGTATATAATTCAGTATTTAATTCTGTGCAATTTTGGGATGGCAGGGCAGCTCATCTAGCCGCACAAGCTGCTGGTCCGATGACAGCCGAGCCTGAAATGGCTTCAACCCCTGAGCTTGTCGTAGATAGGCTAAAATCAATCCCAGCTTACGTTGATGAGTTTAAAAAGGCGTTTAATAGTGAGATAAATTTTGAGCTTGTCACAACTGCAATTGGGATTTTTGAAAGAACATTAGTAACACCTTCTAGATTTGATAAATTTTTAGAAGGTGATATAAATGCATTAACAAAAGCTGAAAAAGTAGGACTAAAAACCTTTATAGACAAAGGCTGTGCAACATGTCATAATGGCATAAATTTGGGTGGAGCATTGCAACCTTTTGAAGTGGCGTCAAAGTATCAGTTTGCAGATGTTGGCGACTTTAAAGGGGACGCAAATGGTATGGTAAAAGCCCCAACTTTACGCAACATTGAGCTAACAGCGCCGTATTTTCACAATGGCGCGATTTGGTCGCTAAAAGAGGCGATAAAGACTATGGGTAGCGTCCAGCTTGGTATTGATATAAGCGACAAAGAGGCGGATAGTATCGGAATTTTCTTAAAATCACTAACAGGCGATATGCCAAAAGTTGAGTATCCAATGCTACCAGCATCAACGGATAAAACCTCAAAACCAGAGCTTGATTATTAA
- a CDS encoding ABC transporter ATP-binding protein, protein MAKFEVKNGFFSYKDNQILKDFNFYCKNAEITAILGLNGQGKSTILKLMLNILKFDMAQILSDATFSYLPQNFITAYDFTVKDIVLMGIANKISLLKAPSVKDEEQVLQILDSLGLKPFANRNFSTLSGGQKQLVLFARAIFSKSDIMLLDEPMSELDLKNQNRVLKLLKELKSQNFGIVFSTHDPNHALKVADNTLILFSDKSYIFGKTDEILSSDNLTKLYSLEFLKFSDILAPKFSF, encoded by the coding sequence ATGGCAAAATTTGAGGTAAAAAATGGCTTTTTTAGCTACAAAGATAACCAAATTTTAAAAGATTTTAACTTTTATTGTAAAAACGCAGAGATTACGGCGATTTTAGGATTAAACGGACAGGGCAAAAGCACGATTTTAAAGCTAATGCTTAATATTTTAAAATTTGATATGGCTCAGATTTTATCAGATGCGACCTTTTCGTATCTGCCACAAAATTTCATCACAGCTTATGATTTTACTGTAAAAGATATCGTTTTAATGGGTATTGCAAACAAAATTTCACTACTTAAAGCACCAAGTGTCAAAGATGAAGAACAGGTTTTGCAAATTTTAGACTCACTTGGATTAAAACCATTTGCAAACAGAAATTTTTCAACGCTTTCAGGCGGACAAAAACAGCTTGTTTTGTTTGCAAGGGCTATTTTTTCAAAAAGCGACATTATGCTCCTTGATGAGCCTATGAGTGAGCTTGACTTAAAAAATCAAAACAGAGTTTTAAAGCTACTAAAAGAGCTAAAATCACAAAATTTTGGCATAGTTTTCTCCACTCACGATCCAAATCACGCACTTAAAGTAGCCGATAATACACTTATTTTATTTAGCGATAAAAGTTATATTTTTGGCAAAACTGATGAAATTTTAAGCAGTGATAACCTAACCAAACTATACTCACTTGAATTTTTAAAATTTAGTGATATTTTAGCTCCAAAATTTAGCTTTTAG
- a CDS encoding ABC transporter substrate-binding protein has protein sequence MKKFLFFILLSLSCSLFADRLIKDQNGRDVVLPDEVNRIVVLQHQSLNVLVQLDALSKVVGVLESWEKNLGKNYVRLAPALKDMPTPGDLKSINYEQILALKPDVVIVANYIPKEFIDKLSELKIPVVAMSFFKDNINAQNSLNPEFKNFSDEINAYTNGLYEGILLLGSIANKEQNAQNLVDYVKEKQKLLKTYTDKIKGAKTRLYMANPDFNTYGSGKYTSIIFARAGGENVAAKDIKGYKQVGPENLISWDPDVIFVQERYPQVIDELKQNELLKGLKAIKNDKVYLMPEYAKAWGFPTPEAMALGEFWVLKKLYPELGKDIDLDAFVDEYYLKFYRVKN, from the coding sequence ATGAAAAAATTTCTGTTTTTTATCCTGCTTAGCTTGTCGTGTTCTCTTTTTGCGGATAGGCTTATAAAAGATCAAAATGGTAGAGATGTAGTTTTACCAGATGAGGTAAATCGCATAGTTGTGCTTCAGCACCAAAGCTTAAATGTCTTAGTTCAGCTTGACGCACTTTCAAAGGTTGTCGGCGTGTTAGAAAGCTGGGAGAAAAATTTAGGAAAAAACTATGTAAGACTGGCTCCTGCTCTTAAAGATATGCCAACGCCGGGCGATCTAAAAAGCATTAATTACGAGCAAATTTTGGCGTTAAAGCCAGATGTTGTAATTGTAGCAAACTACATACCAAAAGAGTTTATCGATAAACTATCGGAGCTAAAGATCCCAGTTGTCGCAATGAGCTTTTTTAAAGATAATATAAACGCACAAAACTCATTAAATCCGGAATTTAAAAATTTTAGCGACGAGATTAATGCATATACAAATGGGCTTTATGAGGGTATTTTATTGCTAGGAAGTATTGCAAATAAAGAGCAAAATGCACAAAATTTAGTTGATTATGTAAAAGAAAAGCAGAAGCTTTTAAAGACTTATACAGACAAAATCAAAGGTGCTAAAACTAGGCTTTATATGGCAAATCCGGACTTTAACACATATGGAAGTGGCAAATACACAAGTATTATATTTGCAAGAGCGGGTGGAGAGAACGTAGCGGCAAAAGATATAAAGGGCTATAAACAAGTTGGTCCTGAAAATCTTATATCGTGGGATCCAGATGTGATTTTTGTTCAAGAAAGATATCCGCAAGTTATTGATGAGCTAAAACAAAATGAGCTTCTAAAAGGCTTAAAAGCAATCAAGAATGATAAAGTCTATCTTATGCCAGAATACGCCAAAGCTTGGGGTTTTCCAACACCTGAGGCAATGGCTTTGGGTGAGTTTTGGGTGCTTAAAAAACTATATCCAGAACTTGGCAAGGATATTGATTTAGACGCCTTTGTAGATGAGTATTATTTGAAATTTTATAGAGTTAAAAACTAA